One Corythoichthys intestinalis isolate RoL2023-P3 chromosome 9, ASM3026506v1, whole genome shotgun sequence DNA window includes the following coding sequences:
- the oxtra gene encoding oxytocin receptor, which produces MESYYLNQSDLLPLNESWSSEPNQTNPLKRNEEVAKVEVTVLALILFLALTGNLCVLAAIHSAKHSQSRMYYFMKHLSIADLVVAVFQVLPQLIWDITFRFYGPDLVCRLVKYLQVVGMFASTYMLVLMSVDRCLAICQPLRSLHRRKDRFYVVLSWSLSMLFSVPQLFIFSLREIGSGVHDCWADFIKPWGAKAYITWISLTIYIIPVGILSVCYGLISFKIWQNFKLKTRREQCISLTPKSGKGGSTLARVSSVKLISKAKMTTVKMTFVIVLAYIVCWTPFFSVQMWSAWDPAAPREAMPFIISMLLASLNSCCNPWIYMCFAGHLFHDLRQNFLCCSARYLKSSQCRCELDLDSSHKSISSTFVIKSTSSQRSITQTSST; this is translated from the exons ATGGAGAGCTATTATTTGAACCAAAGTGACTTGTTGCCGCTGAACGAGTCGTGGTCGTCCGAGCCCAACCAGACAAATCCCCTGAAGAGGAATGAGGAGGTGGCCAAGGTGGAGGTGACCGTCCTGGCACTGATTCTCTTCCTGGCGCTCACCGGTAACCTGTGCGTCCTGGCGGCCATCCACAGCGCCAAGCACAGCCAGTCGCGCATGTACTACTTCATGAAGCACCTGAGTATCGCCGACCTGGTAGTGGCCGTCTTCCAGGTCCTGCCTCAACTCATCTGGGACATCACCTTCCGCTTCTACGGGCCGGATCTGGTGTGCAGGTTGGTCAAGTACCTGCAAGTGGTGGGCATGTTCGCCTCCACCTATATGCTGGTGCTCATGTCGGTAGACAGGTGCCTGGCTATCTGCCAGCCTCTGCGCTCCCTGCACAGGAGGAAGGACCGCTTCTACGTGGTGCTCTCCTGGAGCTTGAGCATGCTCTTCAGCGTGCCGCAATTGTTCATCTTCTCCCTCCGGGAGATTGGCTCCGGGGTGCACGACTGCTGGGCCGACTTTATCAAGCCGTGGGGTGCCAAGGCGTACATTACGTGGATCAGCCTGACTATTTATATTATCCCGGTGGGAATTCTGAGCGTCTGCTACGGCCTGATCAGCTTCAAGATATGGCAAAACTTTAAGCTGAAGACCCGGCGGGAGCAGTGCATCAGCCTGACGCCCAAGAGCGGAAAAGGAGGCAGCACGTTGGCGCGCGTTAGCAGCGTCAAGCTCATCTCCAAAGCCAAGATGACCACCGTCAAAATGACTTTTGTGATCGTGCTGGCCTACATCGTGTGCTGGACCCCCTTCTTCTCCGTGCAGATGTGGTCCGCCTGGGACCCCGCCGCTCCACGCGAGG CCATGCCCTTCATCATCTCAATGCTGCTGGCCAGCCTGAATAGCTGCTGCAACCCATGGATCTACATGTGCTTCGCGGGTCACCTCTTCCACGACCTGCGGCAAAACTTCCTGTGCTGCTCGGCGCGTTACCTCAAGTCATCGCAGTGCCGCTGTGAGCTTGACTTGGACTCCAGCCACAAGAGCATCTCGTCCACCTTTGTTATTAAGAGCACCAGCAGTCAGAGGAGCATCACGCAGACGTCCAGCACGTGA